The Streptomyces laurentii region AGGCCCTTCTCGTACTCGTTGGAGAAGAGGTAGGCGGCACCGTCCATCAGGGTGCGGATCTCGGTGCCGTCCATGCGCGCGATCTGCTGCGAGAAGTCGGCGGCGAACGGGATGCCGCGGGTCCGGCACTCCTCCGTGTGGCGCAGCATCGCCTCGGGGTCGTCGGCGCCGATGAGGACCAGGTCGAGGCCGCCCACGCGGTCGGCGACGGCCTTGAGCTCGATCAGCCGGGCCTCGCTCATGGCGCCGGTGTAGAAGGAGCCGATCTGGTTGTGGTCCTGGTCGGTGGTGCACACGAAGCGGGCGGTGTGCAGGACCTCGGAGATGCGGACGGAGCCGGTGTCCACGCCGTGCCGGTCGAGCCAGGCGCGGTACTCGTCGAAGTCGAAGCCGGCCGCGCCCACGAGGACCGGGCCGCCGCCGAGCTGCCCCATGCCGAAGCAGATGTTCGCGGCGACACCGCCCCGCCGGACGTCGAGGTTGTCGACCAGGAACGAGAGCGAGACCGTGTGAAGCTGGTCCGCCACGAGCTGGTCGGCGAACCGGCCCGGGAAGGTCATGAGGTGGTCGGTGGCGATGGAGCCGGTGACTGCGATACGCACGGCTGGGCGCTCCAGTGGGGGACGACGGTGATGACACTTCACGCTACCGGCTGTGGAGGGCGTTGCCGAACAGTGGAAACTACCCCAGAGTAGGTCTTTTCCCCGGCACGTGGACGTGCGTACGGTGCGGCCATGACCCAGTACCCCGCTCCTCGTGAGCCCCGCGAGCCCCGTGAGTCCGACTTCAGCCTCGCCGAGCTGCGCGGCGACGGCGCGCGGATGGCCCCGCACTGGGCGCCCGCCTCGGCGCCCGCGACCGCCCCGGTCTCCCCCGCGCTGATCCACGGCGTGACGGTGCCGGCCGCGTCGGCCCGGCTGATCGCGGCCACGCGGGAGTACGGCGTCTGACCCGGCCGCCGCGAGCGGAACCGTTCGCCCGCCCCGTCCGTCCCAGGGACGTCCTCGGGAAGGGAGAGTCGTGGTGAGCAGGACGGAAATGCGGCCGAACAGGCGCGGTGCGCTGCTCGTCGCCTCGGTGGCGGCGGGGGTGCTCCTCGTGGGCGGCGGGGGCGTGTACTACGCCGCCACGGCCTCCGGCGACGGCGGCGGCAGCAGCAGCAGTGCGAGCGATACGAGCAGCAGCGGTACGGCGGCGCCGGGGGCGCCGCAGGAGGGCGGCGGTCCCGGTATCGCCCCGGGCGAACCCGCCCCGGGCGGTGCCGGCGGCACCGTCTACCGGGCCGAGGGCTCCCTCCCCCAGGGGCCTTCGACGGCCGCCGTCCACCGGCCGGAGGGCCGGGTCTCCTCGGCGGAGGCGACCCGGCTCGCCCGGGCCCTGGGCCTCGGCGGCACGCCCCGGCTGGCGAGCGGGGTGTGGCTGGTCGGCCCGGACAGGGACGGCTCGGGGCCGCGGCTCAGCGTCGCGGAGAAGGCGCCGGGCAGCTGGACCTTCCACCGGTACGAGGGGGTGGCGGGCGGCGACAACTGCCTGAAGGGCAAGGCGTGTCCGCCGGCCGGCGACGCGCTGCCTCCGGCGGGCGGCGCCGCGGTGGGAGAGGCGGCGGCCCGGGCGGCCGTGGCACCGGTACTGAAGGCGGCCGGCCAGGACGCCCCGAAGCCGGCCGAGCGGCAGACCGCGAACGGCCCGGTGCGGACCGTCACGGTCGATCCGGTGGTGGGCGGGCTGCCGACGTACGGCTGGTCGACCACGCTCCAGGTGGGCCCGGACGGCACCCTGCTGAACGGCAGCGGGCGGCTGAAGGAGCCGGCGAAGGCCGAGAGCCTGCCGGTGCTGAGCGCGCAGGGGGCGCTGGACGAGCTGAACGGGATCACCCGGGGCACCTCGGGTTCCGGTACGGGCGGGCTCGCCGCCACGCCCGCGGCCCCCTCTCCCCGGGTGGCCCGGGTGACGGGCGCGATCCTCGGGCTGGCGCCGCGTGACGACGGCGGCGCGGAGACCTTGTCCCCGGCCTGGCTGTTCGAGGTGCGGGACACCCCCGGGGCGACCCCGCACACGCTGGTGCGTCCGGCGGTGGACGACCGGCGCACGGCGGCCGGTTCCGTACCGCCCGCGTCGGCCGCGTCGTCGGCGCCTCCGGCCTCTCCCGCCTCTCCCGCGGCGGACGCCACGCCCGGCCGGCAGTTCTCCGCGTACCGGACCGACTCGACGGGCCGGCGGCTCTCGGTGACCTTCTGGGGCGGGGTGTGCGGTACGTACACGGCCTCGGCGGACGAGGAGACGCCCGGGCGGGTGACCGTGACACTCACGGAGCAGGCACAGGAGCCCGGCCAGGTGTGCGTGTTGTCGGCGGTGGAGACCACGAGGACGGTCACCCTGCACCAGCCGCTGGGCGACCGGACGGTGGTGGACGGGGCGAGCGGCGAGACGGTGCCGCGCGGCTGACCCTCGGCCACCCGCGCGTACACGAAAGGGCGGCACCCCGGAGAACCGGAGTGCCGCCCTTCTCGTACGCGCTGTGCGCTACGCCGCTACGGCTTAGCTGAAGCTGTCGCCGCAGGCGCAGGAACCCGTGGCGTTCGGGTTGTCGATCGTGAAGCCCTGCTTCTCGATGGTGTCGACGAAGTCGATCGAGGCGCCGCCCAGGTACGGGGCGCTCATGCGGTCGGTGACGACCTTGACGCCGTCGAAGTCCTTGACGACGTCGCCGTCGAGCGAACGCTCGTCGAAGAACAGCTGGTAGCGCAGGCCGGAGCAGCCACCGGGCTGAACGGCGACGCGCAGGGCCAGGTCGTCACGGCCTTCCTGGTCGAGGAGGGCCTTGACCTTGGCCGCGGCGGCGTCGGACAGGAGGATGCCGTCGCTGACCGTGGTCTTCTCGTCCGATACGGACATCTGCTTAGCTCCCGGGTTGGTACGGAGACTGCTTGCCGACGGTGCAACCGACGGGGCCGCGGATTCATTCCGGGCCGAGGCGTGTCTTTCCCTTTCATGCTCGCACACCGCGCCCGGAGGCGGTCCGGGCTTACACGGACGGCGGAGCGGAGGACGGAGCGGAGGACGAACGGCGTGCGCGACCGCGCGCACGAGGACCGCCGGACCGAGGGGCGAATACGTCACATCGACACGATGGCCATCGTCAAAGTGACGCGAACCGGATATGATAGATAGCGTCATTTAGACGAAAAGTGTGACAGGCAACCTGTAGAAAGGGTGCGTGACGTGACCACCGCCCAGCCCCTGGACGTCCAGCCGACGCCGCTCGCCCTGCTCCTGCTCGGTCGTGAGGCCGATCCGAAGAGCGAGCGCGGCGTGGAGTGTCCCGGCGACCTGCCCGCGCCCTCCGATCCGGATCTGGTGGAGCGCGCCCGCGCGGCCAAGGAGAAGCTCGGAGACAAGGTCTTCGTTCTCGGCCACCACTACCAGCGCGACGAGGTCATCCAGTTCGCCGATGTCACCGGCGACTCCTTCAAGCTCGCGCGGGACGCCGCGGCCCGCCCGGAGGCCGAGTACATCGTCTTCTGCGGTGTGCACTTCATGGCCGAGTCGGCGGACATCCTGACCGGCGACGACCAGAAGGTCGTGCTGCCGGACCTGGCGGCCGGCTGCTCGATGGCCGACATGGCCACCGCCGAGCAGGTCGCCGAGTGCTGGGACGTGCTGACCGAGGCGGGTGTCGCCGACACGGTCGTGCCCGTCTCGTACATGAACTCCTCCGCCGACATCAAGGCCTTCACCGGCCGGCACGGCGGCACCATCTGTACCTCGTCGAACGCGAAGAAGGCCCTGGACTGGGCCTTCGAGCAGGGCGAGAAGGTGCTGTTCCTGCCGGACCAGCACCTGGGCCGCAACACCGCCGTGCGCGACCTGGGCATGTCCCTGGACGACTGCGTGGTCTACAACCCGCACAAGCCGAACGGCGGGCTGACCGCCGAGGAGCTGCGCGCCGCGAAGATGATCCTGTGGCGCGGCCACTGCTCGGTGCACGGCCGCTTCAGCCTGGACTCGGTGAACGACGTCCGCGAGCGGATACCGGGCGTCAACGTGCTGGTGCACCCCGAGTGCAAGCACGAGGTCGTCGCCGCGGCCGACTACGTGGGCTCGACGGAGTACATCATCAAGGCCCTGGAGGCGGCCCCGGCCGGCTCGAAGTGGGCCATCGGCACCGAGCTGAACCTGGTCCGGCGCCTGGCGAATCGATTCGCCCCCGAGGGCAAGGAGATCGTCTTCCTCGACAAGACGGTCTGCTTCTGCTCGACCATGAACCGCATCGACCTGCCCCACCTGGTGTGGACGCTGGAGTCGCTGGCCGAGGGCAACCTGGTCAACCGGATCCAGGTCGACCAGGAGACCGAGCACTTCGCCAAGCTCGCCCTGGAGCGGATGCTGGCGCTGCCGTAACGGTTCGCCCGATCCGGTCCCACCCGGATACGCCAGGAGCGCCCCGCGTGATCGCGGGGCGCTCCTTCGTTCGCGTACGGGCGGATCCGTACAGGGCTACGGGCCCGCGGATCAGACCGCGGCCGGCTCCTTGGCCTGCGGCGGCACCGGAGTGCCGTCACCGCCGTCGCCGCCCGCCTTCTTCGCCCGCTTGTCGGCCTTCTTCTTCGCGCGGCGCTCCTTGCGGAGCTCCACCATCGCGTAGAGCGTCGGCACGAGCAGCAGCGTGAGCAGCGTCGACGTCACCAGACCGCCGATCACGACCACGGCCAGCGGCTGGGCGATGAAGCCGCCCTCGCCGGTGATGCCGAGCGCCATCGGGATCAGCGCGAAGATCGTCGCGAGGGCCGTCATGAGGATCGGGCGCAGCCGGTGCCGGCCACCCTCGATCACGGCCTCGATGACGCCCATGCCCTGGGCCCGGTACTGGTTGATCAGGTCGATCAGGACGATCGCGTTGGTGACCACGATGCCGATCAGCATCAGCATGCCGATCATCGCCGGGACGCCCATCGCGGTGCCGGTGATCACCAGGAGGCCGATCGCGCCGGTCGCCGCGAACGGGATGGAGACCAGCAGGATCAGCGGCTGGATCAGCGACCGGAACGTCGCGACGAGCAGCATGAAGACGATCGCCACGGCCGCGAGCATCGCGAGGAGCATCTTGACCATCGCGTCGGACTGGTCCTCGGAGACACCGCCGATGGAGACGGTGGCGCCCTCGGGCAGGTCCAGCGCGTCGAGCTTCTTCTGCAGGTCGAGGCTGATCGCGCCGGTGTCGTCCGTGGTCGGCTTGGCGGTCACGGTCGCGGTGCGGGCGCCGTCGATCCGGGCCAGCGAGACCGGGCCGGGCACCAGCTTCACGTCCGCGATGTCGCCCAGCTTCACCGGGCCGAGCGGCAGCGCCTTCAGCTCGGCCAGGGTGGTGGCCGGGTGCGCCGAGGTGATCAGGACGTCCCGCTCGGTGTCGTCGAGAACGGCCTTGGCGGCCGGGGTGCCGTGCACCGCCTGGGCGACGATCATGCCGAGGCTGGTGTTGTCGAAGCCGGCGTCGGCGGCCTTGGCGGTGGCCTTCACCGAGACCCGCGGCACCGAGGTGGACAGGTCGCTGCGTACGTCGGTGACGTTCTTCAGGGTCCCGACCGCCTCCTTGACCTGCTCGGACGCCTTCTTGAGCAGCGCCGGGTCGGAGGCCTTGACGACGACGCTCAGGTCCTGGCTGCCGAAGCCGCCGCCCGCGGAGACGGTGGTCTCGCCGATGCCGTCGAGCGTGGCGAGCTCCTTGTGCAGGTCGTCGGCGATCTTCTCGGACGAGGCGGAGTCCTCCAGGGTCAGCTGGTACGACGCCTGGTTGGAGCCGGTGCCGCCGCCGAAGGCCGCCATGAAGCCGGAGGAACCGACGGTGACCTGGTAGTCCTTGACGCCCTTGGCGCCGGCGAGGACCTTCTCGACCTTCTTCGCGGCCTCGTCGGAGGCGGCGAGGCTGGTGCCCGGCGCGAGCTTCTGCTTGATGGACAGGACGTCCTGCTCGCCCTGGTCGAAGAAGTTGGTCTTCAGCAGACCGCCCATGCCGAAGGTGACGACGAGGACCACCAGGGCGATGCCGAGGCTGGTGAGCCGGCGCCGGGTGGCGAAGCCCAGCACCCGCACGTACGCGCGCTGCAGACGGCTCTTGGCCTCCTTCTCCTCGGCCTCGCGGCGGGCCCGCTCCGGGTCGTCCGAGGTGCCCTTGGGGGCGCGCAGGAACCAGAACGAGAGGACCGGCACGACCGTCAGCGACACCAGCAGCGAGGCGAGCAGCGCGACGGTGACGGTGAGGCTGAACGAGCCGAACAGCTCGCCGATCATGCCGCCGACCAGGCCGATCGGCAGGAAGACGGCGACGGTGGTGAGGGTCGAGGAGGTGACCGCGCCGGCGACCTCCTTGACCGCGGTGATGATCGCGGTCTGCCGCTCCTCGCCGTAGCCGAGGTGCCGCTTGATGTTCTCCAGGACCACGATCGAGTCGTCGACGACGCGGCCGATGGCGATGGTCAGGGCGCCCAGCGTGAGCATGTTGAGCGACAGGTCACGGGTCCACAGCACGATCAGGGCGAGGACGACCGACAGCGGGATGGAGACCGCGGTGACCAGGGTGGAGCGCAGCGAGGCGAGGAAGACCAGGATGACGAGGACGGCCATGACCAGGCCGAGCGCGCCCTCGGTGGTGAGGCCGGAGATCGACTTGGCGACGGCCGGGCCCTGGTCGGAGACGACCGTCAGCTCGGTGCCCTTGCCGAGGTCGCGGCGCAGGTCGGGGAGCTTGTCCTGGACGGCGTCGGAGATGGCGACGGCGCTGCCGTCCTTGTCCATGGTGGCCATGACGGCGAGGCTGGGCCGGCCGTTGGTACGGGTCAGGGAGACCCGGCTCGACTCCTCCTGCTTCACGGTGGCGACGTCGCCGAGGCGGACCGCCTTGCCCTTCTCGGGCTTGATCCGCAGGTCCTCGATCTGCCGCAGCGAGGTGTAGCCGCCGCCGACCTGGACGGTCCGGCTCTTGCCGTCCTCGGCGAAGGCGCCGGCGGGCATGGTGCCGCCGCCGTTGCGCAGCGCCTCGGCGAGCTTCACCGGCGTCAGGCCGGCGCCCGCGAGCTTGCGGTCGTCGGGCGTGACGGAGACCTGGAGGTCCTGGACGCCGTCGACGCTGACCTGGGCGACGCCGTCGATGTCCTCCAGGGCGGGGACGACGGTCTTCTCCAGCTGGTCGGCCAGCGCCTGCTGGTCCTTGTCGGAGGTGACCGCGAGCACGACCGTCGGGATGTCGTCGGTGGAACCGGCGATCACCTGCGGGTCGACCGTGTCCGGCAGCGTGTTCCGGGCCCGGTTGACGGCCTGCTGGACATCGGCGACGAGCTGCTGGGTCCCCACGTTCCCGTAGTCGAAGCCCGCCATGATGACGGCGCTGCCCTCGGAGGCGGTGGAGGTGACGCTGGAAATGCCCTCGACGGCCTTGAGGCTGTTCTCCAGCGGCTCGACGACCTGCTTCTCGACCACGTCCGGCGACGCGCCCTGGTAGGGGGCGATGATCGAGACCATCGGAAGCTCGATGGACGGGAGCAGCTGTTGCTTCAGCTGCGGGATCGCGATCGCTCCGAAGAGCAAGGCGATCAGGGACATCAGCCCTATCAGGGCCCGTTGCGCGAGGCTGAATCTGGACAGCCAGGACATGGGGACTCTCTTCTGGTGGCGTACTCGGCGTGCGGATCACCCGTCCGGGCCGCGGCGGGCCGACGAGTGCGCATCTATACCATCAGCCCTTCATACCGGTGGTTTCCTCGGCCCCCGGTCCCGGATTCGCCCGCCGCGTGTACCGCGTCTGGAGTACGCCCGGTCCGCGCCCTACTCCCTCCTCGGGCGGACGAGGCCCGACTCGTACGCGGTGACGACCAGTTGCGCCCGGTCGCGGGCGCCCAGTTTGCCCATGGTCCGGTTCACGTGCGTCTTCACGGTGAGCGGGCTGACGTCGAGCAGCCCGGCGATCTCGTCGTTGGAGCGGCCGCCCGCCACCAGGACCAGCACCTCCCGCTCGCGCGCGGTCAGCGCCCCGAGGCGTTCGGCGTAGCCGGGGCGCTCGCCGTCCGCCGGGTCGGCGCCGCCGCCCTGGGCGAGGAAACGGGTGATCAGGCCCTTGGTGGCGGCCGGGGAGAGGAGCGCCTCGCCGGCGTGCGCGATCCGGATGGCGTCGAGCAGCTCCTCCGGTTCGGCGCCCTTGCCGAGGAAGCCCGAGGCGCCGGCGCGCAGCGAGCGCACCACGTACTCGTCGACCTCGAAGGTGGTCAGCATGACGATCCGTACGGCACACAGCTCGGGGTCGTCGGTGATCAGACGGGTGGCGGTGAGACCGTCCGTACCCGGCATCCGGATGTCCATCAGCACGACGTCGGGGCGGATGGCGCGGGCCCGTGCCACGGCCTCGGCCCCGTCGGCGGCCTCGGCGACGACCTCCATGTCGGGCTCGGAGTCGACCAGGACGCGGAAGGCGCTGCGCAGCAGGGCCTGGTCGTCGGCGAGCAGCACCCGGATGGGACGCGCGGCCTCCGGTTCCGTGTCCGTCTCGCTTCCTGGCGGGATCTCGTGCCGGGTCTCGGTCATGCGCGTTCGTCCTCCCCCGTACGGCGGTCGCCGGACACGGGAAGTATCGCCTGCACCCGGAAGCCGCCCCCGTAGCGGGGGGCGGCGGTGAGCGCGCCGCCGAGGGCGGTCACCCGCTCCCGCATCCCGACCAGACCGTGCCCGCCGCCGTCCGCGACGGGGTCCACCGGGGCCGCCGAGGCCGCCGAGGCCGCCGAGGCCGCCGGATTCACCGGGTTCGCCGGGTCCGGCTGCGGGGCGGTGCCGTCGTCGAGGACGGTGATCTCGACCGTACGGCCGACCCTGAGCACGCTCACCTCGGCGCGGGCGCCCTGTCCGGCGTGCTTGCGGACGTTGGTCAGCGCCTCCTGGATGATCCGGTACGCGGCGAGGTCGACGGCCGACGGCAGCGGGGCGCCGCCGTCGGTGCGGGTGACGTCGACCGGCAGGCCGGCGTTGCGGAAGGTGGCCAGCAGGTCGTCGAGGACGGCGAGGCCGGACACCGGCTCGGTCGGCGCCTCCGGGTCGCCGGACTGGCGCAGCAGCCCGACCGTGGCGCGCAGCTCGTCGAGGGCCGAGCGGGAGGCGGCGCGGACGTGCGCGAGAGCCTCCTTGGCCTGGTCGGGACGCTTGTCCATGACGTGCGCGGCGACCCCGGCCTGCACGTTGACCAGCGCGATGTGGTGGGCGACCACGTCGTGCAGATCGCGGGCGATGCGCAGCCGCTCCTCGGCGACCCGGCGCCGGGCCTCCTCCTCGCGGGTGCGTTCGGCGCGCTCGGCCCGCTCCCGGATGGCGTCGACGAACGCCCGGCGGCTGCGGACCGCGTCGCCCGCCGCCGCGGCCATGCCGGTCCAGGCGAAGATGCCGAGGTTCTCCTGCGCGTACCAGGGGTTGGTGCCGAAGAACATCGCGCTCCCGGTCAGCGCGGTCATGGTGACCAGGCCGAGACGCCAGGTGGTGGGCCGGTCGGTGCGGGAGGCGACGGTGTACAGCGCGATGACGGCGCCCATGATGACCGGCGCCGGGCGGGTGTCGCCGATCAGGTCGACCAGCGAGACGGCGGTCGTGGCGCCCAGCACCTCGATGGGCCGGTTCCGCCGCAGCACCAGGGTGGCGGCCCCGGCCAGCATGAACACGATCCCGAACGTACTGGGCACCCGGTCACCGAAGGAGGCGCCGCCGTCGGGGCCGCCGTGCGGGTCGGTGAAGGACGCGGCGAGCATGCAGCAGAAGACGAGGACGGCGAGCCCCGTGTCGAAGGCGAGCGGATGCGCCCGCAGCCGCTGCCGGACCCGGGGGAACAAGGCGCCGTCGGTGCTCATCCGGCCACCGTACGGGTTCCGGCGGGAGCCTCGGGACCGTCCGTCGGATCGCGGGCCGGAGCCGTGACCGGGAGGACCGGGCCCGGAACGCACGCGTGCCCCGGCTCCGGGGCGGAGCGGGGCACGCGTGCGTGGAGTGGGGCGCGCGGGATCGCGTACGGGCACGGGCGGCGTCCGCCGGAGCCCCGGGTGACGGGGCGGCCGGGCGGACGGTCCGGGGTCAGCCCGGGATGAGCCCGCCGTCGGAGAGCATGGCGCGGACCTCGTCGAGGCTCGCGTCCGGTGACGGCAGGATCAGCTCGGAGGGCTCCAGGGCATCGTCCGGGAGCGGCTCGCCGAGCCTGCGGACCGCGTCGAGGAGGGCGCCGAGGGTCCGGCGGAAGCCAGGCTCGTCACCTGCCTCGGTCTCGGCCAGAAGCTCGTCGTCGAGCGCGTTGAGCTCGGCGAAATGACTGTCGGCCAGCTTCCACTGGCCCTCCCCCATGATCCGTACGATCACGACGACGTCCTACTTCTCGTAGCGCGGGTGGGACTGGTTCTGCGACGGGTTCTGCTGGTTCTGGCCGGTGGTGCCGGAACCGCCTTCGATGGCCTGCTGCTGCGCCGACGGACCGCCGGCCAGCTCGGCCTTCATCCGCTGGAGCTCCAGCTCCACGTCGTTGCCGCCGGACAGCCGGTCCAGCTCCGCCTGGAGGTCGTCCTTGGCGAGCCCCGACTGGTCGTCGAGCGCGCCGGAGGCGAGCAGCTCGTCGATCGCGCCGGCCCGCGCCTGGAGCTGCGCGGTCTTGTCCTCGGCCCGCTGGATCGCCAGGCCGACATCGCTCATCTCCTCCGAGATGCCGGAGAACGACTCGGCGATCCGGGTCTGCGCCTGGGCCGCCGTGTACGTGGCCTTGATCGTCTCCTTCTTCGTACGGAAGGCGTCGACCTTGGCCTGGAGGCGCTGCGCCGCGAGCGTCAGCTTCTCCTCCTCGCCCTGGAGGGTCTGGTGCTGCACCTCCAGGTCGCTGACCTGCTGCTGCAGGGCGGACCTGCGGGACAGCGCCTCGCGGGCCAGGTCCTCGCGGCCGAGCGCCAGCGCCTTGCGGCCCTGGTCCTCCAGCTTGGCGGACTGGCCCTGGAGCTGGTTCAGCTGCAGCTCCAGGCGCTTACGGGACGTCGCCACGTCGGCGACACCCCGGCGCACCTTCTGCAGCAGCTCCAGCTGCTTCTGATAGGAGTAATCGAGGGTCTCGCGCGGATCCTCGGCCCGGTCGAGGGCCTTGTTTGCCTTCGCGCGGAAGATCATCCCCATACGCTTCATGACACCGCTCATGGGCTTCGCGCGCCCCCTTCTGACGGACTGGGCTCCAGCACTCCAACATGAACCACACTACGGTTCATGTCTCCATTACCGCACTGTTCGGGACCCGATGTGCTCCTCCCCAAGGACGAGTGCGCGCCGTGCGGCCTCCCGCCCAGGGAGTAGTGGATCCCTGTTCTCAAGGGCAGGGACGCCGTCCGTTAGCGGATCGTTCCCGCCCGCGCTGGGTCGTACACCCCGCACCACGTACCCTTGGCGTTGTGTTCCGTAGCCGTTCGAAGGATGAGAAGGCCTCCGCCCAGCAGGTGACGGCGGACCTCTCCAAGAATCCCCGTGACCCCGAGGCCCCCAAGGGCCGCCCGACTCCCAAGCGGAGCGAGGCGCAGACCCAGCGGCGCCGCGCGCAGTCCGCGCCGATGGACCGCAAGGAGGCCGCCAAGCGCCAGCGCGAGGCCCGCCGCGCGGACCTCGTCCGTCAGCGCGAGGCGCTGAACAGCGGCGACGAGCGCTTCCTGCCGGCCCGTGACAAGGGTCCGGTGCGGCGCTTCGCCCGTGACTTCGTCGACTCGCGGTTCGCGGTCGCCGAGTTCTTCCTGCCGGTGGCCGTGGTCATCCTGGTGCTGTCGCTCTTCGGCAACCGCGTCCCGCGGCTCCAGGACATCGCGCTGCTCCTGTGGGGCGTGCTGATCGTGCTGATCGTGCTCGACTCGATCGGCACCTGGATCCGTCTGCGCAAGCAGCTGAACACGCGCTTCCCGAACGAGCCGAAGCGCGGCGCGATCCCGTACGCGCTGATGCGTTCGCTCCAGATGCGCCGACTGCGACTGCCGAAGCCGCAGGTCAAGCGCGGAGAGCGACCCTGAGCGCGGAGCTCACGGGGCCGGGTGAGGTGCTGCCCGTCGTCGGTCACGGACCTGCCGTGCCCGGCGGGCTGCGCGTCACCGTCCGCCAGGAGCTGGTGGCGCGGCAGCTCGACGAGCAGATAGCCGCCCGCTATCCCGTGGGGCAGCGGCTGCGGATCCTCGACGCGGGCATGGGCCAGGGCTCCCGGGCCCTGCGGCTCGCCCGGGCCGGGCACACCGTGACCGGCCTGGAGCCCGATCCCGCGCTGCTGCAGGCCGCCCGCGAGTCGCTGGCGACCGAACCGGCCGGCATCCGCGAGCGGGTCCGGCTGATCCACGGCGACGGCCGCGAGACCGGGGTCCACTTCCTGCCCGGCAGTTTCGACGTCGTGCTGTGCCACGGCGTGCTGATGTACGACGACGAGCCCGACGCCCTGCTCGCCGGCCTGGCCCGGATGCTGGCCCCCGGCGGGCTGCTCTCCCTGGTGGTGCGGAACGCGGAGGCGCTGGCCATGGGGCCGGGCCTCGCCGGGGAGTGGGCCGGGGCGCTCGCCGCCTTCGACTCGGACGAGTACACCGACCACGCCGGGGTCAAGGGACGGGCCGACCGGCTCGACACCCTCACCGCGACCCTGGCCGGGATCGCGGCCCCGCTGCACGCCTGGTACGGGGTACGGGTCTTCACCGACGGCCTCCCGGGCGATCTGGGCCTGCCGGCGGCGGACGAGCTGGAGCGGCTGCTCGCCGCCGAGGACCGGGCCGGCCGGATCGACCCGTACCGCCGGGTCGCGGGACTGCTGCACCTCTGCGGCGTCCGGGGCTGACCCGCCCCTTCCCCGCACCGTCCTCGCTTCGGCGGTGAGTGGCGCCCCGCCGGAACACGCACCCGATCGGGCGACTCCGCCGAGGCACGGCGGCACGGCGGCGACCAGACTCGGGGCATGAGACGTCTCCCGCGCTCCCTCGTCGCCGTGGCCGGTGCCGTCGCTCTGACCGGTGGCTGTACGGGCGGCCTCGTCCCCCGCGCCGCGCACTCCTCCCCGGCCGTCCCGCCCCGGGCGTCCTCGCCGCTGGCCGCCTCGCCGCTCGTCTCGAACCAGCTCCAGGACGACTACCAGCGGGTGATCCGGAACGTCCTGCCGTCCGTCGTCCAGATCGAGGCCTCGCAGAGCCTGGGCTCCGGGGTCGTCTACGACGTGCAGGGGCATGTCGTCACGAACGCGCACGTCATCGGCCAGGACAAGACGTTCAAGGTGTCGGCGGCGACGGGCGGCGAGACGGTGACGGCGCGGCTGGTCTCGTCGTATCCGGAGCAGGATCTCGCGGTGATCAGGCTGGACACCGTGCCGCCGGGGGTGCGGGCGGCGACGTTCGGCGACTCGTCGAAGGTCGACATGGGCC contains the following coding sequences:
- a CDS encoding iron binding protein of the hesB_IscA_SufA family (Iron-sulfur cluster assembly accessory protein;~identified by MetaGeneAnnotator; putative;~probable iron binding protein of the HesB_IscA_SufA family [Streptomyces venezuelae ATCC10712]); the encoded protein is MSVSDEKTTVSDGILLSDAAAAKVKALLDQEGRDDLALRVAVQPGGCSGLRYQLFFDERSLDGDVVKDFDGVKVVTDRMSAPYLGGASIDFVDTIEKQGFTIDNPNATGSCACGDSFS
- a CDS encoding quinolinate synthetase (identified by MetaGeneAnnotator; putative;~quinolinate synthetase [Streptomyces cattleya NRRL 8057 = DSM46488];~quinolinate synthetase; Provisional) → MTTAQPLDVQPTPLALLLLGREADPKSERGVECPGDLPAPSDPDLVERARAAKEKLGDKVFVLGHHYQRDEVIQFADVTGDSFKLARDAAARPEAEYIVFCGVHFMAESADILTGDDQKVVLPDLAAGCSMADMATAEQVAECWDVLTEAGVADTVVPVSYMNSSADIKAFTGRHGGTICTSSNAKKALDWAFEQGEKVLFLPDQHLGRNTAVRDLGMSLDDCVVYNPHKPNGGLTAEELRAAKMILWRGHCSVHGRFSLDSVNDVRERIPGVNVLVHPECKHEVVAAADYVGSTEYIIKALEAAPAGSKWAIGTELNLVRRLANRFAPEGKEIVFLDKTVCFCSTMNRIDLPHLVWTLESLAEGNLVNRIQVDQETEHFAKLALERMLALP
- a CDS encoding BAU82689.1 (identified by MetaGeneAnnotator; putative), with protein sequence MLAHRARRRSGLTRTAERRTERRTNGVRDRAHEDRRTEGRIRHIDTMAIVKVTRTGYDR
- a CDS encoding hypothetical protein (identified by MetaGeneAnnotator; putative;~predicted protein [Streptomyces roseosporus NRRL15998]), coding for MTQYPAPREPREPRESDFSLAELRGDGARMAPHWAPASAPATAPVSPALIHGVTVPAASARLIAATREYGV
- a CDS encoding hypothetical protein (identified by MetaGeneAnnotator; putative;~sequence version:1); this encodes MRPNRRGALLVASVAAGVLLVGGGGVYYAATASGDGGGSSSSASDTSSSGTAAPGAPQEGGGPGIAPGEPAPGGAGGTVYRAEGSLPQGPSTAAVHRPEGRVSSAEATRLARALGLGGTPRLASGVWLVGPDRDGSGPRLSVAEKAPGSWTFHRYEGVAGGDNCLKGKACPPAGDALPPAGGAAVGEAAARAAVAPVLKAAGQDAPKPAERQTANGPVRTVTVDPVVGGLPTYGWSTTLQVGPDGTLLNGSGRLKEPAKAESLPVLSAQGALDELNGITRGTSGSGTGGLAATPAAPSPRVARVTGAILGLAPRDDGGAETLSPAWLFEVRDTPGATPHTLVRPAVDDRRTAAGSVPPASAASSAPPASPASPAADATPGRQFSAYRTDSTGRRLSVTFWGGVCGTYTASADEETPGRVTVTLTEQAQEPGQVCVLSAVETTRTVTLHQPLGDRTVVDGASGETVPRG
- a CDS encoding sugar kinase, ribokinase (PFAM: pfkB family carbohydrate kinase;~identified by MetaGeneAnnotator; putative;~sugar kinase, ribokinase [Saccharomonospora glauca K62]), translated to MRIAVTGSIATDHLMTFPGRFADQLVADQLHTVSLSFLVDNLDVRRGGVAANICFGMGQLGGGPVLVGAAGFDFDEYRAWLDRHGVDTGSVRISEVLHTARFVCTTDQDHNQIGSFYTGAMSEARLIELKAVADRVGGLDLVLIGADDPEAMLRHTEECRTRGIPFAADFSQQIARMDGTEIRTLMDGAAYLFSNEYEKGLIESKTGWSEQEILERVGRRVTTLGSRGVRIDRVGEEPIEVGCPQEEAKVDPTGVGDAFRAGFLTGLSWGVSEERAAQVGCMLATLVIETLGTQEYTLRRANFMERFTKAYGDEAAAEVQAHLV